ATAGCTTTTACTTTCTCTGCAATTTCATCAGTTGCTTTAGCTGTTCTTTCTGCAAGTTTTCTTATTTCTTCAGCAACAACTGCAAAACCTCTCCCATGTTCTCCAGCACGTGCTGCCTCAATTGTAGCATTAAGGGCAAGTAAATTTGTTTGATCAGCAATATCTTTAATAAGTTGAACTATATAACCTATTTCTTCTGCGCTTTTATTAAGTTCTTCAATTACATTTTTTAAAGCCGTAGTTTCTTCATTTGCTTTTATAATAATATTTGTTGCTTCTTCAGAAATACCCTTTCCTTCTAAGGCAGCATTTATATTTTGAACTGCAAGGTCTGAAACTTGTGAAGCATTTTTTGCAATATCAGCAATGGTTGCACTCATCTCTTCAACAGCAGAAGCAACTTGTGATGCTTGAGTACTCTGAATTTTTGAATTTTCTAAAGTTTTATTAAGAATTTTGAAACTTTCATCAATTGAATCAGCTAATTTTTGAGAATAAATTAGGGATTTTTCGTTAAGAGAAATAAAAGCTTGTAAAAGTTTATGCATACTTCTTGCAAGTCTTCCCACAATATCAACTCTATCTTGAAATTCAATTTTTATAGTAAGATCACCCTCTGCCATTTTTTCAAGAAGACGTCCCAATTTATCAAGAGGTTTATGAGTCACTATATATGCAATGTAAAGGATTACAGGAGTAGCAATTATCCCCAGAAGTCCTAAAATTGTAAATAATAATTGTATTTTTTTTGAAGCCATAAAAACATTTTTAAAAGGTAATTCTATAACCACTCCCCCAAGAAGATCTCCCTCTTTCACATTGTGACAAGAAAGACACATTTTTTCAGCTTTTAAAAGATAAAGGGTTTTTAAGGAACCATTAGTTTTATAAATTTTTCCTTCTTCTTTGCTCAAAATAATTTTATCAATAAAGGTTTTTTCTTCTTGAGAAGGATAAAATTCAGGGCTTTCACTACCAAATTGATTATCTACTTTTTCAGTTCTAAATATTTTTACATTTTTTAAAGCTTTTAAATAGTAATTTCTGAGCTCTCTATAATTAGGATTTGCCATATCTTTTAATAAGGAAGCTTTAATAGAGGAATAATAATTTGGAAAAGTTTCGGTTTTAGCCTGATAAAGAGTAATCCAATGTAAAAAAAATCCTGTAACAATAACTGTCATTATTACACCTAAAGCAGTAACTACAGTTAAGGGTATAATTAATTTCCAACGAATTCTTATTTTTTTATCTAAATTACTAAAGAATCCCATAAGGATTTCCTCCTTTTAAAAACTTTAATATTAAAAATCGGCAAATTTTAAATTAATTTAAAAAATTATCTTTAAAATTTAAAATAAGTCAAGGATTGATTTTTATTTTTTCTTAAGCAAAAAAAGAAGCCAATCTTTCATATTTTGTATGTTTTTATTTAGATACCATCTTCCCATTTCAAATACTCCATAATCTGCTCCCCCCATAGCAGAGGCAAACCTTACAGAATTTGCATAAAATAACCATTGCTCAACCCACATTTTTTCTATAGCTTCATCAAAAATACAAGAAGCATTTGCTACCCCTTTTTTCCAAGCTTCAAGTAAAATTTTTGTAGCTTCGAGAGTTTGTTCATTAGTTGTTTTTATGGTGTTATGGAACTTTACAAAGTGGGCTTCTACCCAAGAGCTTGTATGACAAGTCATACAGATGCTTTTCATTTTATTTTCCCTTTTTTCCATCTCCTTTTCATCTATAAGAAATTCCTTTACAAATTCACCTGTTAATTCAGTGGGGAGAGGAAGTCCAGCTTTATTTTTAATTTTTGTTGTATCAGAATCTTTTGGATGGGGATGGGCATATATTAGTCCGAATATTCTCCAGGAAAGTCTATCATTCATTTGATGAGTTCTTTCTACAATTACATTATTATTGCTATCAACCAATAAACTTACATGGCAGACTGCACAGGTAGGAGCTTTAAAATCTTCTCCCACTTTCCAAGGAGTATTGTTAAAGTTCATTTCGGCACCTTTAGAGGAGTATATATTTCCGTGTTTGCTCACCATATAAACTTTATAAGCAGGAACATCAGGTCCTTTATGGCACTGAGAACAGGTATAAGGTTTTCGAGCAATTTCCATAGAAAAGGAATGTCTTGGGTGACAAGATGTGCATGCTCCCTTTGAATCATCAGGGTTTATTCTCCCCACTCCATTATTTGCCCATCCCAAAAGAATAGGAAATTTCATTTCTCCCATTTGTGTATTTCTTATTTCCTCACCTTTTACTTCCACCTTTGTTCCATGGCATGCTAAACAGGCATCATTTTCAGAAAGAATATTTGGATTAGGCTCTAAGGAAGATTTAACAAGTTTATAATACAAAGGATTATCCTTTAAATTGGTGTAAGCTTTTGACATAAGGTTTTTATCATATTCCTCAACTTCTTTAGAATGACAAACTGCGCAATCCTTAGGAGAGACTACAATATGGACTTTAAATCCATTGTGATCAAAAGTATCTTTATGAGATTCAGGATTTAAGGTATGACATTCGGCACATCCAATTACTATGTCTCTATTTTTAAAAGAAGGAGAGGAATTTACTTTACGAGAAAGGGAATCTTTACTTAAAGCTTCTTTTAAGGTAATTTTAGAATGGACTCCTACCTTCCAGTCTTTAACTATACCAGGGGTTACCATTTCATGACAGGAAATACAAATTTGAGACTCTGAACTTATAGAAGACTGGGCAAAAGAGATGTTATAAAATAAAAAAAGAAAACCCAAAATTTTTATAATAACATACATAGAGCACCTCCTAAATAAATTTATCTTCATCTATTAATGCATCTTTAATCGACTTATAATAGGTTAATCCTCTATAAAAAACTTTTGATTTTATGGGAAATTCAACTTTTTCTGTAAATTTGTCCAAGGTTTTAAAAAACTTATATATTCTTTTTAAATCTTTTAAAGTGATATTTTTATGGTAAATTGCCTCCCAATCAGCCTCCTCAAAACTTTTATAAAATTTTAACATATTTATTTATTAAACCCTTTATTTTTGAGTTCTTTTAACTTTTTAAGATAAAAAAGATCTACTTTATCTTTTTCTCTAAAAAGAGAAGCATTCTCTTTCATTTTTATTAAAAGGTCAATAGAGGCAACAGGTACTCTTAAATTTTCTTCAAGATTAATCCACTCAATTGCGTTTTCAACGGTTTCCCAATTTATAGCTTCTCCAAATTTTGTAATTAGATCCACATAAAATCCTTGAGGTGTACCATATCTAATAACTGAATAAGTATAAAAATCAGAGGGTTTTAATTTTTCTAATTCTTGATCTTTGAAAATTTTTTTTAAACTTTCTATTATTTTTTTTAAGTTCTCAGATTCTGGTTTAATAAAAAGATCTACATCTAAGGTCCTTCTAACAATACCATATAAA
The window above is part of the Thermodesulfobacterium geofontis OPF15 genome. Proteins encoded here:
- a CDS encoding methyl-accepting chemotaxis protein, with protein sequence MGFFSNLDKKIRIRWKLIIPLTVVTALGVIMTVIVTGFFLHWITLYQAKTETFPNYYSSIKASLLKDMANPNYRELRNYYLKALKNVKIFRTEKVDNQFGSESPEFYPSQEEKTFIDKIILSKEEGKIYKTNGSLKTLYLLKAEKMCLSCHNVKEGDLLGGVVIELPFKNVFMASKKIQLLFTILGLLGIIATPVILYIAYIVTHKPLDKLGRLLEKMAEGDLTIKIEFQDRVDIVGRLARSMHKLLQAFISLNEKSLIYSQKLADSIDESFKILNKTLENSKIQSTQASQVASAVEEMSATIADIAKNASQVSDLAVQNINAALEGKGISEEATNIIIKANEETTALKNVIEELNKSAEEIGYIVQLIKDIADQTNLLALNATIEAARAGEHGRGFAVVAEEIRKLAERTAKATDEIAEKVKAIQTESNKAFETMEITAKEVEKGVSSLTKVKDALDNIVESSQKVKDAIAQVATATEEQSIASEEISKTVEETAKLTAEVTHLIEELTKTIYSLVSVSSDLRHTASLVKTEKLKEALFDLFKSDHERLIIRVNGHLMGLDTLDPELLGNYKACSIGKWLYEGEGEKFRGVAVFSEFEEIHRRFHLLCRDIIIAHNSRDKERVRTLIAERDELFTKLLSLLEKAKEIYLKELKKEL
- a CDS encoding multiheme c-type cytochrome is translated as MYVIIKILGFLFLFYNISFAQSSISSESQICISCHEMVTPGIVKDWKVGVHSKITLKEALSKDSLSRKVNSSPSFKNRDIVIGCAECHTLNPESHKDTFDHNGFKVHIVVSPKDCAVCHSKEVEEYDKNLMSKAYTNLKDNPLYYKLVKSSLEPNPNILSENDACLACHGTKVEVKGEEIRNTQMGEMKFPILLGWANNGVGRINPDDSKGACTSCHPRHSFSMEIARKPYTCSQCHKGPDVPAYKVYMVSKHGNIYSSKGAEMNFNNTPWKVGEDFKAPTCAVCHVSLLVDSNNNVIVERTHQMNDRLSWRIFGLIYAHPHPKDSDTTKIKNKAGLPLPTELTGEFVKEFLIDEKEMEKRENKMKSICMTCHTSSWVEAHFVKFHNTIKTTNEQTLEATKILLEAWKKGVANASCIFDEAIEKMWVEQWLFYANSVRFASAMGGADYGVFEMGRWYLNKNIQNMKDWLLFLLKKK